In a single window of the Streptomyces cinnabarinus genome:
- a CDS encoding type I polyketide synthase, giving the protein MTGPEQGGTSADTLRRAYLTMERLQRRIEEYERAGGEPIAIVGVGCRFPGGVTDTDTYWQLLTSGVDAVRDIPADRWDNTAFYDEERGKAGAINTRSGGFLDRIDRFDHDFFGISRREALAMDPHQRLTLEVAWEALENAGQAPSGLAGSRTGVFMGVASSDHVTARVRRPEDITAYTSSGAALSFIPGRIAYLLDLRGPNVALDTACSSSLVAVHQACQSLRTGECDTALAGGVNVVLSPVLLISQSAFGSVSRRGRASTFSDDADGYVRGEGCGVVVLKRLSDAVRDGDRVLAMVRGGAVNQDGRSSGITAPNGAAQREVYRAALAASGVAPHQVGLIETHGTGTRLGDPIEAESLADVYGRPDGPPVYLGAVKTNFGHLEAAAGAAGLIKAALCLAHGTIPPNLHFTRLNSNISFEGTTFTVPTRVTDWPEPDDSPRFAAVSSFGLSGTNAHLILEQAGPAAAPAPDERRPGSVLALSARTETALTNLAARYRDRLRTPDDDSSLADLCHSAGTGRSHFRHRLAAVGATREEAADRLEAFLRGEDGPGLAHDQAEDTEVAFLFTGQGAQRPGMTRRLYETQPTFRRTLDACAEILRPLLERPLLSVLFPADPADARINDTAYAQPATFAVEYAMAQLWRSWGVEPAAVIGHSFGECVAACVAGAMSPADGLAFTVERARIIEQFCKPGTMAAVFAPESEVAARIADDLDRISIAAVNGRANTTISGERDLVEEICAEFTARGVTTKALHIASAGHSPLMDPVLDPLRKAAQKIAFKAPAIPLVSNVTGDLWPWDQAPDAEHWCRHVRRTVRFSDGVRTLHDLGYRAFLEVGPAPTLLGLVSDALPPDHDDLLLPSLRPKTDDWEVLLPTVAALYARGAGIDWAGFDRDYTRARTTLPTYPFDPTDCWEPPRSWHPGEAPTETPVAADAPRQEPAAPARRRGRRRTSPIPTAEELLSLAEAERLPTLTARFVLGVQHVLGSASASAGPDESLTGLGLDSLMAVELRNDIQNRLQVTLPITEFLGAATIRSVAEGVLERLNSDDAAAPAEGTPSTPSARTAPIRRRRRADDRAAADVLAQLGDAPTGEEPPATQGEDRQ; this is encoded by the coding sequence ATGACGGGACCGGAACAGGGCGGCACTTCGGCCGACACCCTCAGGCGCGCCTATCTGACCATGGAGCGGCTCCAGCGCCGGATCGAGGAGTACGAGCGCGCGGGCGGCGAGCCGATCGCCATCGTGGGCGTGGGCTGCCGGTTCCCCGGCGGCGTCACCGACACCGACACCTACTGGCAGCTGCTCACCAGCGGGGTCGACGCCGTCCGCGACATCCCGGCGGACCGGTGGGACAACACGGCCTTCTACGACGAGGAGCGCGGCAAGGCAGGCGCGATCAACACCCGCAGCGGCGGATTCCTGGACCGTATCGACCGCTTCGACCACGACTTCTTCGGCATCTCCCGCCGCGAGGCCCTGGCCATGGACCCCCATCAGCGGCTGACGCTGGAGGTGGCGTGGGAGGCGCTGGAGAACGCCGGGCAGGCCCCGTCCGGGCTGGCGGGCAGCCGTACCGGCGTGTTCATGGGCGTGGCCAGTTCGGACCATGTGACCGCCCGGGTCCGCCGCCCCGAGGACATCACCGCCTACACCAGTTCCGGCGCCGCGCTCAGCTTCATCCCCGGCCGTATCGCCTACCTCCTCGACCTGCGCGGCCCCAACGTCGCGCTCGACACCGCCTGTTCCTCCTCCCTGGTCGCGGTGCACCAGGCGTGCCAGAGCCTGCGCACCGGCGAGTGCGACACGGCACTGGCCGGAGGCGTCAACGTGGTGCTCTCCCCGGTCCTGCTGATCTCCCAGTCGGCGTTCGGCTCGGTGTCCCGGCGGGGCCGCGCGAGCACCTTCTCCGACGACGCGGACGGCTACGTACGGGGCGAGGGGTGTGGGGTCGTCGTCCTCAAGCGGCTCTCCGACGCCGTGCGCGACGGGGACCGCGTCCTCGCCATGGTCCGCGGGGGAGCGGTCAACCAGGACGGCCGCAGCTCCGGCATCACCGCCCCCAACGGCGCCGCCCAGCGCGAGGTGTACCGGGCCGCCCTCGCCGCCAGCGGCGTCGCACCGCACCAGGTGGGACTGATCGAGACGCACGGCACCGGCACCCGGCTCGGTGACCCCATCGAGGCCGAGTCGCTGGCCGATGTCTACGGGCGGCCCGACGGCCCGCCGGTGTACCTGGGCGCCGTGAAGACCAACTTCGGGCATCTGGAGGCCGCGGCCGGAGCCGCCGGACTGATCAAGGCCGCGCTGTGCCTGGCCCACGGCACGATCCCGCCCAACCTGCACTTCACCCGGCTGAACTCGAACATCTCCTTCGAGGGCACGACCTTCACGGTGCCGACCCGGGTCACCGACTGGCCCGAGCCGGACGACTCGCCGCGCTTCGCCGCCGTGAGCAGTTTCGGGCTCAGCGGCACCAACGCGCATCTGATCCTGGAGCAGGCCGGGCCCGCCGCCGCGCCGGCACCCGACGAGCGCCGCCCCGGGTCGGTCCTCGCCCTGTCCGCCCGCACCGAGACCGCCTTGACGAACCTCGCGGCCCGCTACCGGGACCGGCTCCGCACACCGGACGACGACTCCTCCCTCGCCGACCTGTGCCACTCCGCCGGCACCGGCCGCTCGCACTTCCGGCACCGGCTCGCCGCCGTGGGGGCGACCCGCGAGGAGGCCGCCGACCGGCTGGAGGCCTTCCTGCGCGGCGAGGACGGCCCCGGACTGGCCCACGACCAGGCCGAGGACACCGAGGTCGCCTTCCTCTTCACCGGCCAGGGCGCCCAGCGCCCCGGCATGACGCGCCGCCTCTACGAGACCCAGCCCACCTTCCGCCGGACCCTCGACGCCTGTGCCGAGATCCTCCGGCCGCTGCTGGAACGGCCGTTGCTGTCCGTGCTGTTCCCGGCCGACCCGGCGGACGCCCGGATCAATGACACCGCCTACGCCCAACCCGCCACGTTCGCCGTGGAGTACGCGATGGCGCAGCTGTGGCGGTCCTGGGGGGTCGAGCCGGCCGCCGTGATCGGCCACAGCTTCGGCGAGTGCGTGGCCGCCTGTGTGGCGGGTGCCATGTCACCGGCGGACGGTCTGGCGTTCACCGTCGAACGGGCCCGCATCATCGAGCAGTTCTGCAAGCCGGGCACGATGGCCGCGGTGTTCGCGCCGGAGTCGGAGGTAGCCGCCCGGATCGCGGACGACCTGGACCGGATCTCGATCGCCGCCGTCAACGGCCGGGCCAACACCACCATCTCCGGGGAACGCGACCTGGTCGAGGAGATCTGCGCCGAGTTCACCGCCCGCGGCGTCACCACCAAAGCGCTGCACATCGCCTCCGCGGGCCACTCGCCGCTGATGGACCCGGTGCTGGACCCCCTGCGAAAGGCCGCGCAGAAGATCGCCTTCAAAGCCCCGGCCATCCCGCTGGTCTCCAACGTCACGGGTGATCTGTGGCCCTGGGACCAGGCCCCCGACGCCGAACACTGGTGCCGTCACGTCCGGCGGACCGTGCGCTTCTCCGACGGTGTGCGGACCCTGCACGATCTGGGGTACCGGGCCTTCCTGGAGGTCGGTCCCGCGCCCACGCTGCTCGGGCTGGTCAGTGACGCCCTGCCGCCCGACCACGACGACCTCCTGCTGCCCAGCCTCCGCCCGAAGACCGACGACTGGGAGGTCCTGCTGCCGACGGTCGCGGCCCTCTACGCGCGCGGCGCCGGGATCGACTGGGCCGGTTTCGATCGCGACTACACCCGGGCCAGGACCACGCTGCCCACCTACCCCTTCGACCCCACCGACTGCTGGGAACCGCCCCGGTCCTGGCACCCCGGCGAGGCTCCCACCGAGACCCCCGTCGCGGCCGACGCCCCTCGGCAGGAGCCCGCGGCCCCGGCCCGGCGCCGCGGCAGGCGCCGCACCAGCCCCATCCCCACCGCCGAGGAACTGCTGAGCCTTGCCGAGGCGGAGCGACTGCCCACGCTCACCGCGCGGTTCGTCCTCGGCGTACAGCACGTGCTCGGCTCGGCGTCCGCCTCCGCCGGTCCGGACGAGTCGCTGACCGGGCTCGGCCTGGACTCGCTGATGGCCGTCGAACTGCGCAACGACATCCAGAACCGGCTCCAGGTCACCCTGCCGATCACCGAATTCCTCGGCGCGGCCACCATCCGCTCCGTGGCGGAAGGCGTCCTCGAACGGCTCAACTCCGACGACGCCGCCGCACCCGCCGAGGGCACCCCGAGCACCCCGAGCGCGCGAACCGCGCCGATCCGCCGCCGACGCCGCGCCGACGACAGGGCCGCCGCCGACGTACTGGCGCAACTGGGCGATGCCCCGACCGGCGAGGAACCACCGGCCACGCAGGGGGAGGACCGGCAGTGA